Proteins from a single region of Corynebacterium casei LMG S-19264:
- a CDS encoding N-acetylmuramoyl-L-alanine amidase: MQQRRRLVPTKSTWATPVTATLAAIAVAAAAGFGGNQILNTQDAGSGPIDATSSSANFGDGDTVVVDDPAIASQGEGAGPRAVKEFRQDDPFSMFALTWQGQKDVAAFVRAEQEDGSWGEWFDIEPLDVVTEGTNGTDLIFVGNTNAVQVSVGNVDLGIPSEEEVAEELGDEATNAPEAPAEEAPAEADSAAGAGDPADAADAADAGDSVENYDAEVTAPSEQDAQAEEAPATEEDNPAEDLVQQASELAGAVTNGFSPATAPMPTDIGDIAPVAETDELPADSGAVSASDLEAVFIDGQAQEGGIANMADTEGLPSVVSRANWGANEGIRCSNPTYTEPTKALTLHHTAGSNNYSRAEAAAQVRGIYQFHAQNLGWCDMGYNVLVDKYGTIYEGRYGGLERGVMGAHVGGFNSNTWGISMMGNYSNAQPSTEMLNSVTSIAAWKAANAGFDPSGTVNLTSGGFGGSKFPAGATATVPTFHGHGDLHNTQCPGGYVIARWDEIRNATKTKYDSLIASGVGTQPPTEGDTGGNGGGEGDGVGSLLPALSSLAEGSSNSSEAPAEGETTEQGSSNMSTEEIQSLATVAAAVAGLAIAAGAVTVPEEGTEVAPGVTTDALPGIISQVLSIAGDEETSTTFNALINAFGPVLGQPVGGPNSENAQMVYQLFNNGVVLSSEDTGTHALIGEFARAWAQGDNATELGLPTSDQYAVDQANNAINEATGGNSVRVDFQGGYITYDPNTATVDVHTN, from the coding sequence GTGCAACAACGACGCCGACTCGTTCCCACGAAGTCAACGTGGGCTACCCCGGTGACCGCGACGCTCGCGGCCATTGCAGTAGCTGCGGCTGCCGGTTTCGGAGGCAACCAGATTCTAAATACCCAAGACGCAGGCTCCGGTCCCATTGACGCGACCTCGTCTTCTGCTAACTTCGGCGACGGTGACACCGTCGTGGTTGATGATCCAGCTATCGCCTCCCAGGGCGAAGGCGCCGGCCCACGTGCGGTCAAAGAATTCCGTCAGGATGACCCTTTCTCCATGTTCGCGCTGACTTGGCAGGGACAGAAGGACGTCGCTGCTTTCGTTCGCGCGGAGCAGGAGGATGGCTCTTGGGGTGAGTGGTTCGATATTGAGCCGTTGGATGTTGTTACTGAAGGCACCAACGGTACCGACCTCATCTTCGTGGGCAACACCAACGCCGTTCAGGTTTCTGTAGGAAACGTTGACTTGGGCATTCCGTCTGAGGAAGAAGTTGCAGAAGAGCTTGGCGATGAAGCTACGAATGCCCCAGAAGCTCCCGCCGAAGAGGCTCCAGCTGAAGCTGATTCAGCTGCCGGCGCGGGCGATCCTGCCGATGCTGCCGATGCTGCCGATGCAGGCGATTCTGTGGAGAACTACGACGCTGAGGTCACCGCTCCTTCTGAGCAAGATGCGCAGGCAGAAGAGGCTCCTGCCACAGAGGAGGACAACCCAGCGGAAGACCTGGTCCAGCAGGCTAGTGAGCTCGCCGGTGCTGTCACCAATGGTTTCTCTCCAGCTACTGCACCAATGCCAACCGATATCGGTGACATTGCACCTGTTGCAGAAACCGATGAACTCCCAGCAGATAGCGGCGCTGTCTCCGCATCTGACCTTGAGGCAGTATTTATTGATGGCCAGGCACAAGAAGGTGGCATCGCCAACATGGCTGACACCGAAGGCTTGCCTTCGGTAGTCTCTCGCGCCAACTGGGGTGCTAATGAGGGCATTCGTTGTTCCAACCCGACGTACACCGAGCCAACCAAGGCACTGACCCTGCACCACACCGCGGGTAGCAACAACTACTCCCGGGCTGAAGCTGCTGCTCAGGTACGTGGCATCTACCAGTTCCACGCGCAGAACCTGGGCTGGTGCGACATGGGCTACAACGTGTTGGTTGATAAGTACGGCACCATCTACGAAGGCCGCTACGGCGGACTCGAGCGTGGCGTCATGGGCGCTCACGTGGGTGGCTTCAACAGCAACACTTGGGGCATTTCGATGATGGGTAACTACTCAAATGCTCAGCCATCGACTGAAATGCTCAACTCAGTTACCAGCATCGCTGCATGGAAGGCTGCTAACGCGGGCTTCGATCCATCCGGCACTGTGAACCTGACCTCCGGTGGCTTCGGCGGCTCCAAATTCCCAGCTGGTGCTACCGCAACTGTCCCAACTTTCCACGGCCACGGCGACCTGCACAATACGCAGTGCCCTGGTGGTTACGTGATTGCCCGTTGGGATGAAATCCGCAACGCTACGAAGACCAAATATGACTCGCTGATTGCAAGCGGTGTTGGCACCCAGCCACCAACCGAAGGCGATACTGGCGGCAATGGCGGCGGCGAAGGTGACGGCGTTGGTTCGCTGCTCCCAGCGCTATCTTCATTGGCTGAAGGATCTTCCAACAGTTCCGAAGCACCTGCTGAAGGTGAAACCACCGAGCAGGGTTCTTCCAACATGAGCACTGAAGAGATTCAGTCCCTGGCTACTGTGGCTGCAGCTGTTGCTGGTCTAGCCATTGCGGCTGGCGCAGTGACTGTGCCCGAAGAGGGCACTGAGGTAGCACCAGGTGTTACCACCGATGCCTTGCCGGGCATCATTTCCCAGGTTCTTTCCATCGCTGGCGATGAAGAAACCAGCACAACCTTCAACGCACTGATCAATGCCTTCGGCCCAGTTCTTGGTCAACCAGTGGGCGGTCCAAACTCGGAAAACGCACAGATGGTCTACCAACTATTCAACAACGGCGTTGTCCTTTCCTCTGAAGACACTGGTACTCACGCTCTGATTGGCGAGTTCGCACGTGCATGGGCGCAGGGCGACAACGCAACCGAGCTGGGTCTGCCAACCTCTGACCAGTACGCGGTGGATCAGGCGAACAACGCCATTAATGAAGCAACCGGTGGCAACTCTGTCCGCGTTGACTTCCAGGGCGGCTACATCACCTACGATCCGAACACTGCAACCGTGGATGTTCACACCAACTAG
- a CDS encoding chymotrypsin family serine protease yields MRALKTALALCTLGVLTACTFNIAAPETSASGAGSQGSGSHGSGSAGSGSAGAEDSAPLPTDGTNPSTSPDDPPVSGEQFDIEGKDAAAVGERRIYQNSSKFRDLETSGMLEPGARYRTWHEDGSGSGSWGSCSFGWFVGTNTQIYNLTAGHCGEVGDAVYVHTSGRDPVYVGEFVHSDFDDAKISSGPDYGLIQIESRYFDNVVTNPRVSMSDEPVEIRGYADASWLSANQPYMCRLGFRTGLSCGSYEEITNEYTVTFANITDHGDSGGVIWAFDPNDSSQKNIYAVAVNSYTSEYNATKVGGKLIEPVMTDFDLTVFN; encoded by the coding sequence ATGCGTGCGCTGAAAACCGCACTCGCACTGTGCACACTGGGGGTTTTAACTGCGTGCACATTTAATATTGCTGCTCCGGAAACTTCCGCGAGTGGTGCCGGCTCTCAAGGTTCAGGCTCCCATGGATCCGGTTCTGCTGGCTCTGGTTCTGCAGGCGCCGAAGACTCGGCACCGCTGCCCACTGACGGTACTAATCCATCGACATCACCAGATGATCCACCGGTATCGGGTGAGCAATTCGATATCGAGGGCAAAGATGCCGCCGCTGTTGGAGAGCGAAGAATCTATCAAAACAGCAGCAAGTTCCGTGATCTGGAAACCAGCGGAATGCTCGAACCTGGTGCGCGGTACCGAACCTGGCATGAGGATGGTTCAGGATCAGGTTCATGGGGTAGTTGTTCCTTCGGTTGGTTCGTGGGAACAAACACCCAGATTTATAACCTCACGGCTGGGCACTGCGGCGAAGTTGGCGACGCCGTCTACGTGCATACTTCCGGAAGGGACCCTGTTTATGTGGGAGAATTCGTCCACAGCGATTTTGACGACGCAAAGATTTCATCCGGCCCCGACTACGGCCTGATTCAGATTGAGTCCCGCTATTTCGACAACGTTGTCACTAACCCCCGCGTGAGTATGTCCGATGAGCCGGTTGAGATTCGCGGTTATGCCGATGCCAGCTGGCTCAGCGCGAATCAGCCATACATGTGCCGCCTCGGATTTCGCACCGGATTGTCGTGCGGCTCCTACGAAGAAATTACGAACGAATACACCGTCACCTTCGCCAATATCACTGACCACGGCGATTCCGGCGGAGTCATCTGGGCTTTTGACCCGAATGACTCCAGCCAGAAGAACATCTACGCCGTCGCAGTTAATAGCTATACCAGCGAGTACAACGCCACCAAGGTCGGCGGCAAACTCATCGAACCCGTCATGACTGATTTCGATCTCACCGTATTTAATTAG
- a CDS encoding SdpI family protein, translating into MYATIMSATYLIVGVGTLYVGLRARQAKLPMNSWIGLRTLKLMADEDTWVHGHKAAAGYLMFAGASFTIGGILFMIIDESLIAFVSLPVLAILLITMVTGTKKANVAAEQYRESGAFP; encoded by the coding sequence GTGTACGCGACAATCATGTCAGCGACTTACCTCATCGTGGGCGTTGGCACTCTATATGTTGGATTAAGAGCAAGGCAAGCAAAACTGCCGATGAACTCCTGGATTGGACTGCGCACGCTCAAGCTCATGGCCGATGAAGACACCTGGGTCCACGGCCACAAAGCTGCCGCTGGTTACCTAATGTTCGCTGGCGCCTCATTTACTATCGGCGGAATCCTGTTCATGATCATCGATGAATCACTCATCGCGTTCGTCAGTCTGCCGGTCTTGGCTATCCTGCTGATTACCATGGTGACAGGGACCAAAAAGGCAAACGTTGCCGCAGAACAGTACAGAGAATCGGGGGCATTCCCGTGA
- the glpK gene encoding glycerol kinase GlpK, with protein MGKQSFVAAIDQGTTSTRCIIVDHDGKICASAQFEHKQIMPRQGWVEHDATEIWYNARRAVSAAMVDVDGAPEDFVALGITNQRETAVVWDKKTGKPIYNAIVWQDTRTSHAINPDDKWLDRTGVLANSYPAGPKIAWILDNVEGARERANNGELLAGTIDTWLLWNLTGGARGDQGKDAVHLTDVTNASRTLLMDIRTLQWDEELCEEVGVPMSVLPEIRPSVGEFGQVRTHGTLAKVPITGVLGDQQAALFGQAAFKEGEAKNTYGTGLFMLLNTGDKPRWSENGLLTTVAFQCEGKDPVYALEGSVAVGGSLIQWLRDQLGIIPNATSSESIAAKDNGGVYIVPAFSGLFAPRWRPDARGVIVGLTRFVDRTHIVRAALEATCFQTREVVEAMEADSGIELTALHVDGGMVANELLMQLQADFLDTEVIRPREIETTALGAAFAAGLGQEFWADLEALEGLVATDKSWSPNMDAVERDRLFAEWNKAVERTLDWED; from the coding sequence ATGGGAAAGCAAAGCTTCGTCGCAGCTATTGACCAAGGCACTACCTCAACCCGGTGCATTATTGTTGACCACGATGGCAAGATTTGTGCCTCCGCGCAGTTTGAACACAAACAAATCATGCCGCGCCAAGGCTGGGTGGAGCATGATGCAACGGAGATTTGGTACAACGCTCGCCGCGCTGTCTCCGCCGCGATGGTGGATGTGGATGGGGCACCTGAAGACTTCGTTGCGCTAGGAATTACCAACCAGCGGGAAACCGCTGTCGTGTGGGACAAGAAGACCGGCAAACCAATCTATAACGCGATTGTGTGGCAGGATACCCGCACCTCACACGCTATTAATCCGGATGATAAATGGCTTGACCGCACGGGGGTCCTCGCTAACTCTTATCCTGCCGGCCCGAAGATTGCGTGGATCCTCGACAACGTTGAGGGCGCTCGCGAACGTGCCAACAATGGTGAGCTTCTCGCCGGCACTATTGATACCTGGCTGCTGTGGAACCTCACTGGTGGTGCACGTGGCGATCAGGGTAAAGACGCCGTGCATCTAACCGATGTCACCAATGCCTCACGCACCTTATTGATGGACATCCGCACCTTGCAGTGGGACGAAGAACTCTGTGAAGAAGTCGGCGTACCAATGTCTGTCCTTCCGGAGATTCGTCCCAGCGTTGGTGAGTTCGGGCAAGTCCGCACCCACGGCACGCTGGCCAAAGTTCCGATCACTGGCGTGCTCGGTGACCAACAAGCCGCGCTGTTTGGCCAGGCCGCTTTTAAAGAAGGCGAAGCCAAGAATACCTACGGCACGGGTTTGTTTATGCTGCTTAACACCGGTGATAAACCACGCTGGTCGGAGAACGGACTGCTGACCACCGTGGCTTTTCAGTGTGAAGGCAAAGATCCTGTCTACGCTTTGGAAGGCTCGGTTGCCGTTGGTGGCTCACTGATTCAGTGGCTGCGTGACCAACTGGGAATCATTCCAAACGCCACCTCAAGTGAGTCAATCGCGGCAAAAGACAACGGTGGCGTCTACATCGTGCCCGCGTTCTCAGGTCTTTTTGCTCCGCGCTGGCGCCCCGATGCTCGTGGCGTGATTGTTGGTCTGACTCGCTTTGTTGACCGCACGCACATTGTTCGTGCTGCGCTGGAAGCAACGTGTTTTCAAACCCGTGAAGTTGTTGAAGCGATGGAGGCTGACTCCGGCATTGAACTCACCGCTCTGCACGTCGATGGCGGCATGGTTGCGAATGAACTTCTCATGCAGCTTCAAGCCGACTTTTTGGACACTGAAGTCATCCGCCCCCGCGAAATTGAAACCACCGCGCTCGGCGCTGCCTTCGCCGCCGGCTTGGGCCAAGAATTCTGGGCCGACCTCGAAGCACTCGAAGGCCTAGTCGCTACCGATAAATCCTGGTCCCCAAACATGGATGCGGTAGAACGCGACCGTCTCTTCGCCGAGTGGAACAAAGCAGTCGAGCGAACCCTGGACTGGGAAGACTAG
- a CDS encoding Cof-type HAD-IIB family hydrolase — MEAPKFIASDIDGTFLNPEHRVVSRNRDVVTRAVHAGAQFALATGRPHRWIQPILEQIPLRPLCVTSNGAVVYDSEQDRILRAVEMDSEAMGDIVTTVQEIMTRHGDVSFAVERAGVSANDPLDTLYVVDEIYAEQAPFEGFGVAPVHGVVGQPAVKLIIRNPDMQSQELFDLINPHVDPDIAHVTFSIPDGMLEVAAPGITKEIGVEFLASHYGIAQKDVIAFGDMPNDIEMLQWAGLGVAMANADQAVKDAADIVTVSNAEAGVAHILERWF; from the coding sequence GTGGAGGCACCGAAGTTTATTGCCTCAGATATTGATGGAACATTCCTCAATCCTGAGCACCGAGTTGTTTCCCGCAACCGCGACGTAGTCACCCGTGCCGTTCACGCTGGCGCGCAGTTTGCGCTGGCCACGGGACGCCCACATCGTTGGATTCAACCGATCCTAGAACAGATTCCGCTTCGTCCACTGTGCGTGACGTCTAATGGTGCGGTGGTCTATGACTCCGAACAGGACCGTATTTTGCGGGCCGTGGAAATGGACTCCGAAGCCATGGGCGACATTGTCACCACGGTTCAAGAAATTATGACGCGCCACGGTGACGTTTCTTTCGCGGTAGAACGTGCTGGTGTCTCTGCGAATGACCCGTTGGATACTTTGTATGTAGTGGATGAAATCTATGCAGAACAAGCACCTTTCGAAGGATTCGGAGTTGCGCCCGTGCACGGTGTGGTTGGCCAGCCAGCAGTAAAGCTGATCATCCGTAATCCTGACATGCAGTCGCAGGAACTCTTCGACCTTATTAATCCACACGTTGATCCGGATATCGCGCACGTGACCTTCTCTATTCCGGATGGAATGCTAGAAGTAGCCGCACCTGGAATCACCAAGGAAATCGGGGTGGAATTCCTTGCCAGCCACTACGGCATTGCGCAAAAGGACGTTATTGCCTTCGGAGATATGCCCAATGACATTGAGATGCTGCAATGGGCAGGACTTGGCGTGGCCATGGCGAATGCGGACCAGGCTGTGAAAGATGCTGCCGATATAGTGACGGTTTCTAATGCTGAAGCAGGTGTAGCGCACATCCTTGAACGGTGGTTCTGA
- a CDS encoding lysophospholipid acyltransferase family protein — protein sequence MVDTNSALELRERIFWVPTDLEQLPAHKEWSQRLYANIITLARRIMQAQGLRITVLGAENIPADGGAVLAMNHTGYYDFILGGVPAYLRGKRMVRFMAKKEIFVNSFIAWLGKQMRHIPVDRSAGGASINVAVESLREGNLVGIFPEATISRSYEIKDMKSGAARIANAAEVPLIPMVCWGSQRIWPKGGKKDLGRSKTPIIMVVGEEIPTTGDAEKDIDALCFAMKSMMEQVRDLYDDRFGPFEDGLPWRPASMNGTAPSLEEANRMDTADRAARAARKVKEAEQEAAKSERKEEKKLAKRAQKQLKKMSKWARKDQK from the coding sequence ATGGTTGATACGAACTCCGCGCTGGAACTGCGCGAGCGAATTTTCTGGGTGCCCACCGATTTAGAGCAACTCCCAGCTCACAAAGAGTGGAGCCAACGCCTCTACGCCAACATCATCACCCTGGCGCGTCGCATCATGCAGGCGCAGGGACTACGAATCACCGTACTAGGCGCGGAGAACATCCCAGCCGATGGTGGTGCAGTATTGGCAATGAACCACACCGGGTATTATGACTTCATTTTAGGCGGCGTACCTGCCTATTTACGAGGCAAGCGCATGGTGCGGTTTATGGCGAAGAAAGAAATCTTCGTCAACTCTTTCATCGCCTGGCTGGGCAAGCAGATGCGTCACATTCCGGTAGACCGCTCAGCTGGAGGGGCCTCCATCAACGTCGCAGTAGAAAGCTTGCGCGAAGGAAACCTGGTGGGCATTTTTCCGGAAGCCACCATTTCGCGTTCTTATGAAATCAAGGACATGAAAAGCGGTGCTGCTCGCATTGCGAACGCGGCTGAAGTCCCGCTGATTCCAATGGTGTGCTGGGGTTCGCAGCGAATTTGGCCAAAGGGCGGCAAGAAAGACTTGGGCCGTTCTAAGACTCCCATCATCATGGTGGTGGGGGAGGAAATCCCCACCACGGGTGATGCAGAAAAGGATATTGACGCACTGTGCTTCGCCATGAAGTCCATGATGGAGCAGGTACGCGACCTTTATGATGACCGCTTTGGCCCCTTTGAAGATGGACTTCCATGGCGTCCAGCTTCGATGAATGGCACAGCCCCTTCCTTGGAAGAAGCTAACCGGATGGATACGGCTGACCGCGCCGCACGTGCCGCCCGTAAAGTCAAGGAAGCTGAGCAAGAGGCTGCAAAGTCTGAGCGTAAGGAAGAAAAGAAGCTGGCGAAGCGCGCACAAAAGCAGCTGAAGAAGATGTCCAAGTGGGCGCGAAAGGACCAGAAATAA
- the serS gene encoding serine--tRNA ligase, which produces MIDLKFLRENPDVVRTSQVTRGEDPQLVDQLLEADTARRSAILAADELRAEQKAFGKKIGQAAPEDRPALLEGSNELKDKVKQAEEAQRTAEEQVSTLQYKLSNVVEGAPAGGEDDFIVLEHYGEKPEFDFEPKDHLELGESLGLIDTKRGAKIGGARFYYLTGDGAFLQLSMMVLAAQKARAAGFSLMVPPVLVRPEIMAGTGFLGDHADEIYYLERDDLYLVGTSEVALAGYHKDEIIDLSKGPIQYAGWSSCFRREAGSHGKDTRGILRVHQFDKVEMFTYCKPEDAEKQHLQLLSMEREMLDAMNLHYRVIDVAGGDLGASAARKFDTEAWVPTQGTYRELTSTSNCTTFQARRLQTRYRDENGKTQTAATLNGTLATTRWLVAILENNQQADGSVVIPEALRPMMGKDVLEPIK; this is translated from the coding sequence GTGATTGATCTTAAATTCCTCCGTGAAAACCCAGACGTCGTCCGAACCTCCCAGGTCACCCGTGGTGAGGATCCTCAGCTGGTAGATCAGCTGCTGGAAGCTGATACCGCACGTCGATCTGCAATCTTGGCTGCTGATGAACTGCGTGCAGAACAAAAGGCATTTGGTAAGAAGATCGGACAGGCTGCTCCGGAGGATCGCCCAGCATTGCTGGAAGGCTCAAATGAGCTTAAGGATAAGGTCAAGCAGGCTGAAGAAGCACAGCGCACAGCTGAAGAGCAGGTCTCAACCCTGCAGTACAAGCTGTCCAACGTGGTGGAAGGCGCCCCAGCAGGCGGCGAAGATGACTTCATTGTCTTGGAGCACTACGGCGAGAAGCCCGAGTTTGATTTTGAACCAAAGGACCACCTAGAACTCGGTGAATCCCTGGGACTTATTGATACCAAGCGTGGCGCGAAGATTGGTGGCGCACGTTTTTACTACCTCACTGGTGATGGTGCATTCTTGCAGCTGAGCATGATGGTGCTGGCTGCGCAGAAGGCACGTGCCGCAGGCTTTAGCCTCATGGTTCCACCAGTACTGGTGCGCCCTGAGATTATGGCTGGCACCGGCTTCTTGGGTGACCACGCTGATGAAATTTACTACCTTGAGCGTGATGACCTGTATCTGGTTGGTACCTCTGAGGTGGCCCTAGCTGGTTATCACAAGGATGAAATCATCGATCTGTCCAAGGGGCCAATCCAGTACGCCGGTTGGTCGTCTTGCTTCCGCCGCGAAGCCGGTTCCCACGGCAAGGACACCCGCGGTATTTTGCGCGTGCACCAGTTCGACAAGGTAGAGATGTTTACCTACTGCAAGCCAGAAGATGCAGAAAAGCAGCACCTGCAGCTGTTGTCCATGGAGCGCGAGATGCTCGACGCCATGAACCTGCACTATCGCGTCATTGATGTCGCTGGTGGCGACCTGGGTGCATCGGCAGCCCGCAAGTTTGATACTGAAGCATGGGTTCCAACTCAGGGCACCTACCGCGAGCTGACCTCGACGTCGAACTGCACCACCTTCCAGGCACGCCGTCTGCAGACCCGTTACCGTGATGAAAACGGTAAGACTCAGACCGCCGCGACCTTAAACGGAACCCTGGCGACTACCCGTTGGCTGGTTGCCATCCTGGAGAACAACCAGCAGGCTGATGGCTCCGTTGTTATCCCAGAGGCACTACGCCCAATGATGGGCAAAGACGTGCTTGAGCCGATCAAGTAG
- a CDS encoding GntR family transcriptional regulator → MSRAPILPQREIVDGPTPKHAQLREILAELCRTTLKPGDLLPGERLLEEVYGVSRITVRRAIGDLVTAGRLRRVRGKGTFVAPNPLVSRLHLASFSDEMGAQDVSASSRILLAGRVTAAEDVYKFFNTDESVPHIHLRRLRLGDGEPYSIDDGWYNSTLAPTLLENDVYNSVYSILESDFNLPISAADQTVTAVAADEEIASLLGVQVGAPLLHIIRYSSSGDKPVEWCSSVYRTDRYRLSTRIGRALEF, encoded by the coding sequence ATGTCCAGAGCACCGATTCTTCCTCAACGGGAAATTGTTGATGGGCCAACCCCAAAGCATGCCCAGCTGCGTGAAATCCTGGCTGAGCTGTGCCGCACCACATTAAAGCCGGGTGATCTTCTCCCCGGCGAGCGCCTGTTGGAAGAAGTTTATGGGGTCTCTCGAATTACGGTTCGTCGCGCTATTGGTGATCTTGTGACTGCCGGACGCCTGCGTCGAGTCCGCGGCAAGGGCACCTTCGTTGCCCCGAATCCACTGGTGTCCCGGTTGCATTTGGCGTCTTTTTCGGATGAGATGGGCGCGCAGGACGTTTCTGCCAGCTCTCGTATTTTGTTGGCTGGCCGCGTCACGGCGGCTGAGGATGTCTACAAATTTTTCAATACGGATGAGTCTGTCCCGCACATTCACTTGCGCCGTCTGCGTTTGGGCGATGGCGAGCCTTATTCCATTGATGACGGCTGGTACAACTCCACGCTTGCGCCCACGCTGCTGGAAAATGACGTTTATAACTCGGTCTATTCCATTTTGGAAAGTGATTTCAACTTGCCAATTTCGGCAGCAGATCAGACCGTTACGGCGGTTGCGGCAGACGAGGAAATTGCATCGCTTCTCGGTGTCCAGGTGGGCGCACCATTACTGCACATCATCCGGTATTCCAGCTCAGGGGATAAGCCCGTAGAGTGGTGTTCATCTGTTTATCGCACTGACCGGTACCGACTATCCACACGAATTGGTCGAGCGCTGGAATTCTAG
- a CDS encoding septum formation family protein, producing MTNASTSKAWRSAAASRIALVAAACAAAFMGTYDYVSGNAAQIAADSDVINTTTSAPSSGDSETPFTEAVAGDCVTWDVASDGTFANFSVTDCADQHRFEVATVENLAIYPTSEFGPEAEIPSMERQAQLREELCQGSTFNYLDGQYDPAGKYSIAPILPPADAWANGDRTMLCGLQTTDEEGIPQQTEGRVSEVDQANIASPGECREIGDDQVLRTVNCADPHQMETISVVNLAEEFSDGTPSIDDQNEFLASRCADDAIAYMGEEENLYQSTLQPYWGTIPETSWNGGTRSVNCSLIHPSEEDSSFSVITGTAKDGREGLTIDGAAPTEQPERNPLRGSENNDSGDAATAEEPASEPAL from the coding sequence ATGACTAATGCAAGCACCTCGAAGGCTTGGAGATCCGCGGCCGCCTCACGCATTGCACTTGTCGCTGCTGCTTGTGCTGCGGCATTTATGGGCACGTATGACTATGTCAGCGGCAACGCTGCGCAGATCGCTGCCGACTCCGATGTCATCAATACCACTACTTCCGCGCCTTCTTCTGGTGATTCCGAAACGCCGTTTACGGAAGCCGTTGCCGGTGATTGCGTCACCTGGGATGTTGCTAGTGACGGCACCTTTGCTAACTTCAGCGTCACCGACTGCGCTGACCAGCACCGCTTCGAGGTTGCCACGGTGGAAAATCTAGCTATCTACCCCACCAGCGAGTTTGGCCCCGAGGCGGAGATTCCAAGCATGGAACGCCAGGCGCAGCTGCGCGAGGAGCTGTGCCAGGGTTCCACCTTTAATTACTTGGACGGCCAGTACGACCCGGCCGGCAAGTACTCTATCGCGCCGATTTTGCCGCCTGCCGATGCTTGGGCGAACGGCGACCGCACCATGTTGTGCGGCCTGCAGACTACCGATGAAGAGGGTATTCCACAGCAAACCGAGGGCCGTGTTTCCGAAGTTGACCAGGCAAATATCGCCTCTCCGGGCGAGTGCCGCGAAATCGGCGATGACCAGGTGCTGCGCACCGTCAACTGTGCTGACCCCCACCAGATGGAAACCATCTCCGTGGTGAACCTGGCTGAAGAGTTCTCCGATGGAACTCCATCGATTGATGATCAAAATGAGTTCCTGGCTTCGCGCTGCGCCGATGATGCAATTGCGTACATGGGCGAGGAAGAAAACCTCTATCAGTCCACGCTGCAGCCTTACTGGGGCACCATTCCTGAAACATCCTGGAACGGTGGCACGCGTTCAGTGAACTGCTCGCTGATTCACCCTTCTGAAGAAGATTCTTCCTTCTCCGTCATTACCGGCACCGCCAAAGACGGCCGCGAGGGCCTGACCATTGACGGCGCTGCCCCAACCGAGCAGCCAGAGCGCAACCCACTTCGCGGTTCCGAGAACAACGACTCTGGCGACGCAGCCACTGCCGAAGAACCAGCCTCCGAGCCCGCCCTCTAG
- a CDS encoding metallopeptidase family protein, producing MVHVSEERFDEMVNDALDKIPDQFVANMRNLVILVRDFNEDSPGILGLYEGVSLTERTHHHTGFLPDAIFIYRGALQNMCSTEEQLAHEVEVTVFHELGHYFGIEEEDLHRLGWG from the coding sequence ATGGTCCACGTTTCTGAAGAACGCTTCGATGAGATGGTCAATGACGCCTTGGACAAAATCCCGGACCAGTTTGTGGCAAATATGCGCAACCTGGTGATTTTGGTGCGCGATTTCAATGAAGACAGCCCCGGAATCTTAGGTCTCTACGAGGGCGTCTCGCTCACCGAACGCACCCACCACCACACGGGCTTTTTACCCGACGCCATCTTCATCTACCGCGGCGCCCTACAAAACATGTGCTCCACCGAAGAACAGCTTGCCCACGAAGTAGAAGTCACCGTCTTCCACGAACTCGGCCACTACTTCGGCATCGAAGAAGAAGATCTCCACCGCCTCGGATGGGGCTAA